The proteins below are encoded in one region of Solenopsis invicta isolate M01_SB chromosome 8, UNIL_Sinv_3.0, whole genome shotgun sequence:
- the LOC105199624 gene encoding threonine dehydratase, with amino-acid sequence MSFLLEKEQENKNKKAAEESDLHMSFSYDIVRPLQRRLNTVDPPVKDQVNWNIIEKGSEKTRKEQRYKITAETIKSAQDVIRNDIRQTKCRRISILRDEGFTIFVKEECDQFLSSVKIRGVAYVLKNWQIQKKKYNGIIGISTSCFAFCLCSYAKEYEVPVTMVLPTQVPSELVRICRNVLSARVLVQGNDIVEAHKIALRIAKMEGLLYLDGNDHPDMIIGQATLGNEICGHIKHNIDTVILATKFNGCGLTMGIAMAIKLLNPGVRIIEVHPAVSDPLIDNIRSQTNSLNELDDIPVTEYAWQEEKSNLPINCIDTIVKVDESLISTAYYMLQHEGIIDNSGAIAIAAFLSGKLDELKGKRVMIPLFGEMDSSDELKRKYN; translated from the exons ATGTCTTTCCTATTGGAAAAGGAGCAggagaataaaaataagaaagcagCAGAAGAGAGTGACTTACATATGTCATTTTCTTACGATATAGTTCGCCCACTACAACGGCGATTGAATACAGTGGATCCACCAGTAAAAGATCAAGTTAATTGG aatataattgaaaaaggCTCCGAGAAAACGAGAAAAGAGCAAAGATACAAGATCACGGCCGAAACGATCAAATCGGCACAGGATGTAATAAGAAACGACATTCGGCAAACAAAATGCAGAAGGATTTCAATTCTCAGAGACGAGGGTTTCACTATCTTTGTGAAGGAAGAGTGCGATCAGTTTTTGAGTAGCGTTAAAATACGCGGCGTGGCTTACGTTTTGAAAAACTGGCAAatccaaaagaaaaaatataacggCATCATAGGAATTTCAACGAGCTGCTTCGCTTTTTGTCTTTGCTCTTACGCAAAGGAGTATGAAGTACCTGTGACGATGGTGTTGCCAACGCAAGTACCGAGTGAACTAGTCAGAATATGTAGAAATGTTCTGTCAGCAAGAGTACTCGTCCAGGGTAACGATATAGTAGAAGCACATAAGATCGCTTTGCGTATAGCCAAGATGGAAGGATTATTATATCTTGACGG AAACGATCATCCAGACATGATTATTGGCCAAGCCACCTTAGGGAACGAAATTTGTGGAcatataaaacacaatattgaTACAGTCATATTAGCGACGAAATTCAACGGTTGCGGATTAACCATGGGTATTGCGATGGCTATCAAACTACTGAATCCCGGTGTACGAATTATT GAAGTCCATCCTGCAGTTTCTGATCCTTTAATAGACAATATTAGAAGCCAAACAAATTCGCTTAATGAATTGGATGACATTCCCGTGACCGAGTATGCATGGCAAGAAGAGAAGAGTAATTTACCGATTAACTGCATCGACACGATTGTTAAAGTGGATGAATCGTTGATCAGTACTGCTTATTATATGTTACAACATGAAGGCATCATTGACAACAGTGGAGCGATTGCTATAGCTGCCTTTTTATCCGGTAAACTTGATGAGTTAAAAGGAAAAAG GGTGATGATACCTCTATTTGGCGAAATGGACTCGTCTGACGAACTGAAAAGAAAATACAACTAA